A window of the Oncorhynchus keta strain PuntledgeMale-10-30-2019 chromosome 21, Oket_V2, whole genome shotgun sequence genome harbors these coding sequences:
- the LOC127910530 gene encoding uncharacterized protein LOC127910530: MTSSSNSPAIQTDMTSSSNSPAIQTDMTSSSNSSAIQTDMTSSSNSPAIQTDMTSSSNSPPPFPLGCIDKPPSPLHFIDKPPLPSGLHRQPPSPSGLHQQTPFPSGLYRQTPIPLGCIDKPPFPLGCIDKPPFPLGCIDKPPFPLDCIDKPPFPLGCIDKPPSPLHFIDKPPFPLGCIDKPPSPLHFIDKPPLPSGLHRQPPLPLDCINKPPFPLGCIDKPPIPLGCIDKPPFPLGCIDKPPFPLGCIDKPPSPLHFIDKPPFPLGCIDKPPSPLHFIDKPPYPLGCINNPPLPLDCINKPPFPSGLISRTASPMVFRKHLKRRCKIH, from the exons ATGACCTCCTCCAGCAACAGTCCAGCCATCCAGACTGACATGACCTCCTCCAGCAACAGTCCAGCCATCCAGACTGACATGACCTCATCCAGCAACAGTTCAGCCATCCAGACTGACATGACCTCATCCAGCAACAGTCCAGCCATCCAGACTGACATGACCTCATCCAGCAACAGTCCA CCCCCTTTCCCTCTGGGCTGTATCGACAAACCCCCTTCCCCTCTGCACTTCATCGACAAGCCCCCCTTACCCTCTGGGCTGCATCGacaacccccctctccctctggacTGCATCAACAAACCCCCTTTCCCTCTGGGCTGTATCGACAAACCCCTATCCCTCTGGGCTGTATCGACAAACCCCCTTTCCCTCTGGGCTGTATCGACAAACCCCCTTTCCCTCTGGGCTGTATCGACAAACCCCCTTTCCCTCTGGACTGCATCGACAAACCCCCTTTCCCTCTGGGCTGTATCGACAAACCCCCTTCCCCTCTGCACTTCATCGACAAGCCCCCTTTCCCTCTGGGCTGTATCGACAAACCCCCTTCCCCTCTGCACTTCATCGACAAGCCCCCCTTACCCTCTGGGCTGCATCGacaaccccctctccctctggacTGCATCAACAAACCCCCTTTCCCTCTGGGCTGTATCGACAAACCCCCTATCCCTCTGGGCTGTATCGACAAACCCCCTTTCCCTCTGGGCTGTATCGACAAACCCCCTTTCCCTCTGGGCTGTATCGACAAACCCCCTTCCCCTCTGCACTTCATCGACAAGCCCCCTTTCCCTCTGGGCTGTATCGACAAACCCCCTTCCCCTCTGCACTTCATCGACAAGCCCCCTTACCCTCTGGGCTGCATCAacaacccccctctccctctggacTGCATCAACAAACCCCCCTTTCCCTCTGGGCT CATCTCCCGTACTGCATCTCCCATGGTCTTTCGGAAACATCTAAAGAGGAGATGCAAGATCCATTGA
- the LOC127910531 gene encoding putative protein TPRXL, whose protein sequence is MSPGCFHHSRVHLPPQQSSSSTTAEFIFHHRKVHLPPQHSSSSTTAEFIFRHSRVHLPPQQSSSSTTAELIFHHSRVHLPPQQSSSSTTAEFIFHHSRAHLPPQQSSSSTKAEFIFHHSRTHLPPQQSSSSTTAEFIFHHSRTHLPPQQSSSSTTAELIFHHSRVHLPPQQSSSSNTAELIFHHSRAHLPPQQSSSSPQQSSSSTTAEFIFHHSRAHLPPQQSSSSTTAELIFHHSRVHLPPQQNSSSTTAEFIFHHSRVHLPPQQSSSSNTQSSSSTTAELIFPHSRAHLPPQQSSSSTTAELIFLHSRAHLPPQQSLSSTTTEL, encoded by the coding sequence ATGAGTCCAGGTTGCTTCCACCACAGCAGAGTTCATCTTCCACCACAGCAGAGTTCATCTTCCACCACAGCAGAGTTCATCTTCCACCACAGAAAAGTTCATCTTCCACCACAGCATAGTTCATCTTCCACCACAGCAGAGTTCATCTTCCGCCACAGCAGAGTTCATCTTCCACCACAGCAGAGCTCATCTTCCACCACAGCAGAGCTCATCTTCCACCACAGCAGAGTTCATCTTCCCCCACAGCAGAGCTCATCTTCCACCACAGCAGAGTTCATCTTCCACCACAGCAGAGCTCATCTTCCCCCACAGCAGAGCTCATCTTCCACCAAAGCAGAGTTCATCTTCCACCACAGCAGAACTCATCTTCCACCACAGCAGAGTTCATCTTCCACCACAGCAGAGTTCATCTTCCACCACAGCAGAACTCATCTTCCACCACAGCAGAGTTCATCTTCCACCACAGCAGAGCTCATCTTCCACCACAGCAGAGTTCATCTTCCACCACAGCAGAGTTCATCTTCCAACACAGCAGAGCTCATCTTCCACCACAGCAGAGCTCATCTTCCCCCACAGCAGAGCTCATCTTCCCCACAGCAGAGCTCATCTTCCACCACAGCAGAGTTCATCTTCCACCACAGCAGAGCTCATCTTCCACCACAGCAGAGTTCATCTTCCACCACAGCAGAACTCATCTTCCACCACAGCAGAGTTCATCTTCCACCACAGCAGAACTCATCTTCCACCACAGCAGAGTTCATCTTCCACCACAGCAGAGTTCATCTTCCACCACAGCAGAGTTCATCTTCCAACACACAGAGCTCATCTTCCACCACAGCAGAGCTCATCTTCCCCCACAGCAGAGCTCATCTTCCCCCACAGCAGAGCTCATCTTCAACCACAGCAGAGCTCATCTTCCTCCACAGCAGAGCTCATCTTCCACCACAGCAAAGTTTGTCTTCCACCACAACAGAGCTCTAG